The genomic region TTTCGTCGCTTCCACGATCATCGGGGCGACGTCGGCCGCGCAGCTTGATGATTCGCTCGCGGCGATGGAGGTAACCCTCCCGGCCGAATTACTTCAAAAACTGGATGAGGTCCATGCGAAAATACTCTATCCTATGGGCTAGCCTCGCGGTCCTCGTGCTGGGAGGATGCGGAACGAAACACTTTACGCTCAGCGAACCCAAGATGATCACCCTCAAAACCCCCAAGCTCAAATTTGCCGATACCGGGTATCTCCGCACCGACGGCGATGGTGTCGAACTCGAACTTTTTACCGCCGGGGTTGCGGTCGAAAAAATCCGTATCGACGGCGAAGTGTGCGTCAGCGCCGGGTGTATGAACGAAGAAAAGTTCGTCAGGGAGTATCTCTACCCAGACTATCCGGTCGATACGATGCGAAACGTTCTGCTGGGTCGCGATATTTTCGGCGGGAAAGGGAAAGAGGAGATGTGCGACGGAAGGCTTTTCCAGTTCGTCCGCGACGACGAAATGGACATCATCTACCGCCGGGGAAAAGGGGAGATTTATTTCAAGGACCGCCTCAACGGGATCATCGTCCGGATCAACGATCTTGACGAAAATCAATCGCGCTAGAGACGCAATCGGTTACAATCGACACCAAAAAAGGGATTGACGATGAACGTTTCCCCCGATTTTTCTCTCCCGCTGCGGGTTATTGCCCCCTATTTTCTCACGGGTGCGTTCTTCTACACCCTTTCGATGGGCTATCTGTGGTTTGCCGATCCTGCCGTTTCGGCTGCCGATATGCGGCTGTTGGCATGGACCCATGCGTACATGGTGGGATTTGTGATGAGCGTGATCGTGGGGGCGATGGGACAGCTCTGCGTTGTCGTCGGCGAAGTGCATCACCGTTATCCCGCCCTGTTCGTATGGATCGCCCCGATACTTGGGATCGGGAGTATGCTCCTGTTCGCTGGGTTTGCGTTCGATCCTTTCTGGCTGATCGCGGGGGGCGGCCTGATCGTCGCGGCGTTGGGACTTTTTGCCTGGGATCTTTTTCTGACCGTCCGTCGCAGCCGCCGCCGAACGGCGGTAATCCGGTCGATGCAGTGGAGCACTTTTTTTCTTGGGATCGGGCTGGCGGTCGGAATCGCGATGGCGGGAGGGTATGCCGGGGCGTGGCCGATCGATCCTTCGCGATGGCTCCCGCTGCATCTGATGACGGTATTCGGGGGATACGTTCTGCTCAATGTAATGGGGGTTAGTACCGTGCTGCTCCCGATGTTCGGAGCGTGTGAGCGGTTCTCAGACAATGACCATGCCTTCAGCTTTTACGCGATGATCGCGGCGGTGGCCGCAATGATTCTCTCCGCGCTCCTGCAAACCGGATGGCTTGAAGGGATATCCCTGGGGGCGGCGCTCTTTTCTATGCTGCACTACCTTCGGGTCGTTTATCGCATTTTCACCTCCAAAAAACGGCGCTACGCCGATATCTGGGAACGCTCGCTCACGGTTGCGTTCATCGCACTGGTCGGGTGCGTCGGAATCGGGATATACGGGTACGTCACGGGAGATGAGAAAAGTGTTTTGACGGCGTTCTGGCTGCTGATGGCGGGATTTATCGGCTTTCTGATCACGGGCCACCTCTACAAGATCGTACCGTTTCTGGTGTGGTTTGAACGTTTCGCCCCCCGCCTTGATGAAGAAGAGGTGCCGATGATCCATCAGCTCCTGCCGACGCGCTTGGCCGACGCACAGTGGGGAAGCGCCCTTGCGGGGGTAGCGGCGATCGCCGTTTCGCTGTGGCTGCAGAGCGGGTGGCTGTGGCAGGCGGGTGCGGCTATGCTGTTTTTATCGGGGGTTCTGCTGATCGCCGTCATCGTGAAGGTGCTGCGGTATCGGGTATAATGGCACTCTTTCAATGAACGAGGAGCATGCATGAAACTCAGCCGCCGCAGCGGGACGATCGAACAGTCCCATATCCGGTCCATGACCGGGGCCTGCAACGCCGTGGGCGGAATTAACATGGCGCAGGGGGTATGCGATCTCCCCGTCCCTTCCGAGGTGATCGAAGGGGCGAAATGGGCGATGGATCAGGGGATCAACATCTACACTCCGACCGAAGGATTGCCCCGTCTTCGCGAAGCGATCGCGGCGAAGATGAAAAGGTTTTACGGCGTCGACGTACTCCCCGAACAGGTTCTCGTCAGCGACGGGGCGACGGGGGCGTTTTATACGGCGTGCCTCTCACTCCTCGAACCGGGGGACGAAGTGATGCTGTTCGAACCCTACTACGGCTACCACCGCTCGACTCTGACCTCGATCGGGGCGGTGCCGACGTTCGTGCGGCTCGAAGCGCCTGAATGGACACTTGATATGGAGGCTCTTCAAGCAGCGCTAACCCCGAAAACACGTGCTATGGTGATCTGCAATCCGGCCAACCCGAGCGGCAAGGTCTACACCCGCGAGGAACTCGAATCGATCGGCGCGTTTGCCGAAAAACACGACCTGATCGTCTTTTCCGATGAGATGTACGAGCACTTCCTTTACGACGGCGCTGCCCACGTTCCCGCTCTCTCGGTCCCGGGCCTCAAAGAGCGGTGCGTCACGATGTCGGGATTCTCGAAAGTCTTCAGCGTGACCGGATGGCGGCTGGGGTACGCAATCGCGCCGCTTCACGTGATCGAGGCGATGGCGCAGTTTAACGACCTGATCTACGTCTGCGCCCCTGCGCCGTTGCAAATCGGGGCGGCGGTCGGGCTGGAGCGGCTGGGTGATGGCTACTATGCGGAACTCTCCCAAGTTCATCAGCACAAACGCGACCTTTTCTGCGCCGCCTTGCGTGATGCCGGTCTTTCCCCAAGCGTCCCGAGGGGGGCATACTATATCATGACCGACGTGAGCGGCGTGAACGGTAGCGACGATTTTGAAAAAGCGATGGCCATACTGGAAAAAACGGGTGTCGCTTCGGTCCCCGGACGCGCTTTTTACCACGATGACGCGGGGAAAAACATGGTCCGCTTTTGTTATTCTAAACCGCTTGAGGTACTCCAAGAAGCCGCCGAGAGAATTCGCAAACTGCGCTAAAATGTCATTATTAATTATCAGGATTTCAGCATGGCCAAATATGTAGGCGCCCACGTTTCCGCCAGCGGCGGGGTGTTTAATGCCCCCCTCAACGCGATGGCGATCGGTGCGAAAGCGTTCGCCCTCTTTACAAAAAACCAGAAACAGTGGACGGCAAAACCGCTGGATGATGAGACGATAGGATTGTTCAAAGAGAACCTTGCCAAAAGCGGCATTTTGCCCAAACACGTCCTTCCGCACGATTCGTACCTGATCAACCTCGGGCACCCCGAAGAGGAGAAACGGCAAAAATCGCTCGAAGCGTTTATCGACGAGACACGCCGCTGCATGCAGCTGGGACTGGATCGACTTAACTTCCACCCCGGCAGCCACCTCAAACAGATCAGCGAGGAGGAGTGCATCGACCGGATCGCCGCGTCGATGAACGAGACGCTCTCGCTCACCGAAGGGGTAAGCCTCGTGATCGAAAACACCGCGGGGCAGGGGAGCAACCTGGGGTGGAAGTTTGAGCACCTCGCCGCCATCATCGATCGGATCGAAGACAAAAGCCGCGTCGGCGTCTGCATCGACACGTGCCACATGTTCACCGCCGGCTACGACATCCGCACCCGCGAAGCGTACGAAGCGACCTGGGAAGAATTCGAGCGGGTCGTCGGCTTCAAATACCTGATGGGGATGCACATCAACGATTCCAAACCCGACCTTGGCAGCCGCGTTGACCGCCACGATTCGATCGGCAAAGGGAAACTGGGAATCGAGCCGTTTCGTTACATCATGAACGATCCGCGGATGGACGACATCCCGCTCGTTCTCGAGACGATCGACGAGACGATCTGGGCCGAGGAGATCAAGCTGCTCTACGGACTGCAGGCATAAACGATTCATACAGACCATACACAAGGACACTTTTGAAATATTTGATCGATTTTCTCGAAAATCCCGTCATTGAGCAAAGCCATATTTTCCAGCATCTCAAATGCTCGGCCGACGAGGCTAAAATTCTCCGGCTGCTGACCCGCAAATTTTTACAGGGGCAAGAAGACGTCGTCGTCGCCGAACTCCTCCAGGAGATTTACGGGGCGCAGGATTATTCGTTCCTTTCCCGTTTCGGTGAAGTAAAAACGCTGATGGAACTCGGATGGCTCACCCACCACTCTTTCACCCCCATAAAAATCAGCGAACTCTCGCAGCTCGAGCTCTACAATACCCCCGTGGCGCTTACCCCGGTATTCATGAAGCTGATCGAGGAGGGGTCGCTCGAGATGACCCTCCCCGATATAAAGCCCTATGCGGATCATCTGGAGTATCTGCAAGACCAGTTTTTCCGTATCGAGCTTTACCAGAAGATGAGCATCATCCGCCACAACGGTAACGAACACTCCCTGGGGATCAACCGCATCCAGAAAAAACTCGAACTCCTCGAAAAACGGATCGAGGAGCGGATCGCGCAGACGTCGCACGACGTCGTGCTGGACCGTTTTTTCAAAAACAAAAAACTCGAACCCAAAGAGCAGGTGATTTTCCTCGCACTGCTCAAGGAAGAGTACAGCGCGACCGAGGGGAACCTGCGGGAGATGAACACGCTGATCGACCTGATCAGTTTCGACGATTACGAACGGATCAAAAACCGCGCCCTCCTCGAAGACGGCGCGCGGCTCATCAACGAGGACGTCATCGATTACGAAGAGATGCTCAATCCCTTCGGCGGGATCAGCAGGGCGTTTTACATCGTCGATGAGGTGCTTCAGTCGATTATGCACCCGCAGAAAAAGAAAAAGGTGCGCAAACTCAAACTCGACATGCTGATCAAAGAGCAGGATATTTTCGAGCTGATCGAGCCTTCGACGTCGCTGGAGAACGTCGTTTTGAACCCGACGACCGAGCAGACGCTCCAAAACCTGATGCGCCAGCTTGACCGGGAGGTGGTGTCTCGCCTGCACGAGTGGGGGATCAAGGACAAAAAAGCGGGGATCGACGCGCGGATCATTTTTTACGGCCCTCCGGGGACGGGAAAAACGTTGACGGCCCATTCCCTGGCCAAATCGCTCAAACGCCAGGTGCTCAGTTTTGACTGTTCCAAAATCCTGTCGATGTATGTCGGGGAATCGGAGAAAAACGTCCGCAAAATTTTCGATACCTATGCCGATCTGACCCGTCAGACGAAAACCGAGCCTATCTTACTGCTCAATGAAGCCGACCAGTTCCTCTCCTCGCGCTCGTCGGGGGTCGGTTCATCGGCGGATCAGATGCACAACCAGATGCAGAATATTTTTCTGGAGCAGATCGAAAAATTCCAGGGGATACTGATCGCGACGACGAACCTACTCGAAAACATCGACCAGGCATTTTCACGCCGGTTCAACTACAAGATCGAGTTCAAAAAGCCCGACCAGAAACAGCGTCTTGCCTTATGGAAAATGATGCTTCCCCAAAACGCCCCCTACGAAGAAGGGTTCGACGTCGAAGCGCTGGTCTCCTACCCGCTGACGGGGGGGCAGATCAACCTGATCGTCAAAAATACCGCTTAC from Sulfuricurvum sp. IAE1 harbors:
- the nfo gene encoding deoxyribonuclease IV, whose protein sequence is MAKYVGAHVSASGGVFNAPLNAMAIGAKAFALFTKNQKQWTAKPLDDETIGLFKENLAKSGILPKHVLPHDSYLINLGHPEEEKRQKSLEAFIDETRRCMQLGLDRLNFHPGSHLKQISEEECIDRIAASMNETLSLTEGVSLVIENTAGQGSNLGWKFEHLAAIIDRIEDKSRVGVCIDTCHMFTAGYDIRTREAYEATWEEFERVVGFKYLMGMHINDSKPDLGSRVDRHDSIGKGKLGIEPFRYIMNDPRMDDIPLVLETIDETIWAEEIKLLYGLQA
- a CDS encoding pyridoxal phosphate-dependent aminotransferase — its product is MKLSRRSGTIEQSHIRSMTGACNAVGGINMAQGVCDLPVPSEVIEGAKWAMDQGINIYTPTEGLPRLREAIAAKMKRFYGVDVLPEQVLVSDGATGAFYTACLSLLEPGDEVMLFEPYYGYHRSTLTSIGAVPTFVRLEAPEWTLDMEALQAALTPKTRAMVICNPANPSGKVYTREELESIGAFAEKHDLIVFSDEMYEHFLYDGAAHVPALSVPGLKERCVTMSGFSKVFSVTGWRLGYAIAPLHVIEAMAQFNDLIYVCAPAPLQIGAAVGLERLGDGYYAELSQVHQHKRDLFCAALRDAGLSPSVPRGAYYIMTDVSGVNGSDDFEKAMAILEKTGVASVPGRAFYHDDAGKNMVRFCYSKPLEVLQEAAERIRKLR
- a CDS encoding ATP-binding protein → MKYLIDFLENPVIEQSHIFQHLKCSADEAKILRLLTRKFLQGQEDVVVAELLQEIYGAQDYSFLSRFGEVKTLMELGWLTHHSFTPIKISELSQLELYNTPVALTPVFMKLIEEGSLEMTLPDIKPYADHLEYLQDQFFRIELYQKMSIIRHNGNEHSLGINRIQKKLELLEKRIEERIAQTSHDVVLDRFFKNKKLEPKEQVIFLALLKEEYSATEGNLREMNTLIDLISFDDYERIKNRALLEDGARLINEDVIDYEEMLNPFGGISRAFYIVDEVLQSIMHPQKKKKVRKLKLDMLIKEQDIFELIEPSTSLENVVLNPTTEQTLQNLMRQLDREVVSRLHEWGIKDKKAGIDARIIFYGPPGTGKTLTAHSLAKSLKRQVLSFDCSKILSMYVGESEKNVRKIFDTYADLTRQTKTEPILLLNEADQFLSSRSSGVGSSADQMHNQMQNIFLEQIEKFQGILIATTNLLENIDQAFSRRFNYKIEFKKPDQKQRLALWKMMLPQNAPYEEGFDVEALVSYPLTGGQINLIVKNTAYHVAARKEGIFRLEDFVAEIKKERSGSFEGEKSMGFINR